A window from Marinagarivorans cellulosilyticus encodes these proteins:
- the mutS gene encoding DNA mismatch repair protein MutS, translated as MSTTTAVKHTPMMQQYMRIKAEHPNELVFYRMGDFYEVFFDDAKLASQVLDITLTARGKAGGNPIPMAGLPFHAAEGYLAKLVRNGISVAICEQIGDPATSKGPVERKVVRVVTPGTLSDEALMDAGRDNLLVAIAQNEEHFGIASLDMGSGRFCVLEVIGETALLGELERLRPAELLVPELLSLNEGTLPKNGLRKRPDWEFDSAQGNRALCEHFGTKDLQGFGCGHMHAAIAAAGCLYGYAKETQRNDLAHLSGLAVENIEQTVAMDSATRRNLELDLNLTGGEENTLFSVLNSSCTAMGGRLLKRWLHKPLRCEHTILARQSAITSVLANYQFEQLRHPLKHIGDMERILGRVALRSARPRDLSRLCSSVGAFPELQSLLKNTDNHHLKTLAQQVGEFPELVATLEKAIIENPPVVIRDGGVIANGYDAELDELRNISTNAGQFLLDLEARERERTGVPTLKVGYNRVHGYFIEMTSAQSDKAPAEYQRRQTLKNAERFITPELKAFEDKALSAKSRALTREKALYDELIEICNQHLLALQGAAAAVSELDVLCGLAERAEHLNLCCPSISNTPGINITNGRHPVVEDVLDTPFVPNSVLCNNERRMLVITGPNMGGKSTYMRQTALIVLLAQIGSYVPAEACELSLVDRIFTRIGSSDDLAGGRSTFMVEMTETANILHNATDNSLVLMDEVGRGTSTYDGLSLAWACAEHLAKELKAYTLFATHYFEITTLAEQIPTVNNVHLSATEHNDNIVFLHSIEEGPASKSYGLQVAKLAGIPAPVIYNAQCQLARLEGQPTPEPMVIPAPVVEQPKAAPTPEPTKAASTVKTKARGPQPDLFGSGPSAAEEAIIECDPNLLTPFDALQLIYKLKKMV; from the coding sequence ATGTCCACAACCACCGCCGTTAAGCACACCCCCATGATGCAGCAATATATGCGCATTAAAGCCGAGCACCCTAACGAGCTGGTGTTTTACCGTATGGGTGACTTTTACGAGGTGTTTTTTGACGATGCTAAGCTGGCCTCGCAGGTGTTAGATATCACCTTAACCGCGCGCGGCAAGGCCGGTGGCAACCCTATACCTATGGCGGGTTTGCCGTTTCATGCAGCGGAAGGCTATTTAGCTAAGCTGGTGCGCAATGGTATTTCGGTGGCTATTTGCGAACAAATTGGCGACCCCGCCACCAGTAAAGGCCCGGTAGAGCGCAAAGTGGTGCGCGTAGTAACACCAGGCACCTTAAGCGACGAAGCCTTAATGGATGCCGGCCGCGATAATTTACTGGTGGCCATTGCACAAAATGAAGAACACTTTGGCATTGCCTCTTTAGATATGGGTAGCGGCCGCTTTTGTGTTTTGGAAGTGATTGGCGAAACTGCCTTATTAGGCGAGCTAGAACGCCTGCGCCCGGCCGAATTATTAGTACCCGAATTACTTAGCCTAAATGAAGGCACATTGCCTAAAAACGGCTTACGCAAACGCCCCGATTGGGAGTTCGATAGCGCACAAGGCAACCGCGCCTTGTGCGAACATTTTGGCACTAAAGATTTGCAAGGTTTTGGCTGCGGCCACATGCACGCCGCTATTGCTGCCGCCGGTTGCCTCTACGGTTACGCCAAAGAAACCCAGCGCAACGATTTAGCCCACCTTTCGGGCCTCGCGGTTGAAAACATCGAGCAAACCGTAGCCATGGATAGCGCCACCCGCCGCAATCTAGAATTAGATTTAAACCTTACCGGCGGCGAAGAAAATACGCTTTTTTCGGTATTAAACAGCAGCTGCACCGCCATGGGCGGACGCTTACTAAAGCGTTGGTTGCACAAACCGCTACGTTGCGAGCACACCATATTGGCTCGCCAAAGCGCAATTACCAGCGTACTGGCCAATTACCAATTCGAGCAATTGCGCCACCCGCTAAAACACATTGGCGATATGGAGCGCATATTGGGCCGCGTGGCATTGCGCTCGGCTCGCCCGCGTGATTTATCCCGTTTGTGTAGCTCTGTAGGTGCCTTCCCAGAATTGCAAAGCCTGCTTAAAAATACCGACAACCACCACCTTAAAACATTGGCGCAGCAAGTGGGCGAATTCCCCGAATTGGTTGCCACCCTAGAAAAAGCCATTATCGAAAACCCGCCTGTGGTGATTCGCGATGGTGGTGTAATTGCAAACGGTTACGATGCCGAGCTAGACGAGCTGCGCAACATTAGCACCAATGCCGGCCAGTTTTTGTTAGACCTAGAAGCCCGCGAGCGCGAGCGCACCGGCGTACCCACCTTAAAAGTGGGCTACAACCGCGTACACGGTTACTTTATAGAGATGACCAGCGCACAATCGGATAAAGCCCCCGCCGAATATCAGCGCCGGCAAACCCTTAAAAATGCCGAACGCTTTATTACACCAGAACTTAAAGCTTTTGAAGATAAAGCCCTTTCGGCCAAAAGCCGCGCCCTTACACGTGAAAAAGCGCTGTACGACGAGCTGATTGAAATTTGTAATCAGCACTTATTGGCCCTACAAGGCGCCGCCGCTGCCGTTAGCGAGCTAGATGTTTTATGTGGTTTAGCCGAGCGCGCCGAACACCTGAATTTATGCTGCCCAAGCATTAGCAATACGCCCGGCATTAACATTACCAACGGTCGCCACCCCGTAGTGGAAGATGTATTAGATACCCCCTTTGTCCCCAACAGCGTATTGTGTAATAACGAGCGCCGCATGCTGGTGATTACCGGCCCCAACATGGGCGGTAAATCGACCTATATGCGCCAAACGGCACTTATCGTATTGCTGGCACAAATTGGTAGCTACGTACCGGCCGAAGCCTGCGAGCTAAGCCTGGTCGACCGCATATTCACTCGTATAGGCTCATCAGACGACTTAGCCGGTGGCCGCTCTACCTTTATGGTAGAAATGACAGAAACCGCCAATATTCTGCATAACGCTACCGACAACAGCTTGGTATTAATGGATGAAGTAGGCCGTGGCACAAGCACTTACGATGGTTTATCTCTAGCTTGGGCCTGTGCCGAGCACCTCGCCAAAGAACTAAAAGCTTACACCCTGTTTGCCACCCATTACTTTGAAATTACTACCTTGGCCGAGCAAATTCCCACAGTGAATAACGTGCACTTAAGCGCTACCGAGCACAACGACAACATTGTGTTTTTGCACAGTATTGAAGAAGGCCCCGCCAGCAAAAGCTACGGCCTGCAAGTGGCCAAGCTTGCCGGTATTCCAGCGCCGGTTATTTACAACGCACAGTGCCAATTAGCCCGGCTAGA
- a CDS encoding mobile mystery protein A: MGLKTLIARQYREQINEVRKKLEGLSTPSEGWLRTARKALGMSGAQFARRAGVSRALVSKTEISENSGSVTLKTMQQMAAAMNCRFVYAVVPERDVEDILDARAHEKASEIVKQAGVHMALEDQALSNERLHAEIERLGKELRDTPSNLWDE; the protein is encoded by the coding sequence ATGGGGCTGAAAACACTCATAGCTCGCCAATATCGCGAGCAAATCAATGAAGTCCGCAAAAAGCTGGAAGGTCTAAGCACGCCTTCTGAAGGCTGGTTGCGCACTGCGCGCAAAGCCCTTGGCATGTCAGGTGCGCAGTTCGCTAGGCGCGCAGGCGTTAGTCGCGCTTTGGTTTCCAAAACAGAAATTTCAGAAAACTCTGGTAGCGTCACCCTTAAAACCATGCAGCAAATGGCCGCCGCCATGAATTGCCGCTTTGTTTATGCCGTTGTTCCTGAGCGCGACGTGGAAGATATTCTCGATGCGCGTGCGCACGAAAAAGCGAGCGAGATCGTAAAGCAGGCCGGCGTCCACATGGCGCTTGAAGATCAAGCCCTTTCCAATGAGCGCCTCCACGCAGAAATAGAGCGTCTAGGTAAAGAACTGCGCGATACTCCCTCAAACCTGTGGGATGAGTAA
- a CDS encoding mobile mystery protein B — MSKLVGEPDGSTPLEPEELEGLLHKHVTTRGQLDELEQYNIQDGLKWLKKQKSADPFTEGFARDLHQKLFGQVWSWAGAFRKTEKNIGIDPFQIAIQLRLLLDDAKFWVEYKTYPPHELAARFHHRMVFIHPFPNGNGRHARIMADAILIIALKEKPIDWSGGIDLQKMNNRRAEYITALRAADAGDFASLLNFVGGVAV; from the coding sequence ATGAGCAAGCTTGTTGGAGAACCTGATGGATCAACGCCGCTAGAGCCAGAAGAGCTTGAAGGATTGCTGCACAAGCATGTCACCACACGCGGGCAGCTTGATGAGCTGGAGCAGTACAATATTCAAGACGGTCTCAAATGGCTCAAGAAACAAAAAAGCGCCGACCCATTCACCGAAGGCTTTGCGCGCGATCTTCATCAAAAGCTATTCGGGCAGGTCTGGAGCTGGGCAGGGGCGTTCCGCAAAACAGAAAAGAATATCGGTATAGATCCATTCCAAATTGCCATCCAACTGCGTCTGCTTCTCGATGATGCCAAGTTCTGGGTTGAGTATAAAACCTATCCGCCTCATGAACTCGCCGCGCGGTTTCATCATAGGATGGTCTTTATCCATCCATTCCCTAACGGCAATGGTCGTCATGCGCGCATCATGGCAGACGCGATACTCATCATCGCATTAAAAGAAAAGCCAATTGATTGGTCGGGAGGCATCGATTTACAAAAGATGAATAATCGGCGTGCCGAATATATAACTGCGTTGCGCGCCGCCGACGCTGGGGATTTTGCGTCATTGTTGAATTTTGTTGGAGGCGTAGCAGTGTAA
- a CDS encoding YcaO-like family protein translates to MKQKLFICAAPALYSIDNVGIILSTFKEDTMIEGALLPSIFSLVAKTPCSTEELLTQLNTQFSPAKIVAAVQQLIAKKLLSTEAEAPNNTEHELTKNRLKKLFNQPIGPLTLSSTFFEHIVFQSTEDNITHINISDKQILITPATGLCASCISARILSHRPLLKFAAENKKSAQLINRHTTGLPQEQLNKLLQKFEGALDPHLFWDIDLTNNTASSYAVQPKGGCNTCNTSNTVTSYFHKDIETLKTTRTQGFRVRTLEETYQNLLPLVHPVVGIISKLAPYRSLENELVCNYSSGRNLAFSSTNRFWLNNHLRSSSGGKGKTALQAKVGALCEGVERYSMVHQGQQPAITAPYKPEDDAFIHPHTCLNFSPAQYQNKDAINSAVKSFHQLIPQPFDESTLHHWSKAYSLTKDKPCFILSEIAYAQYSDKNEDTFFAYPDSNGCAAGNTHLEAILQGTLELIERDAAAIWWYNRCERPHIDIDSIGNSYINEVRDYYNGLNRAFHILDITTDLETPCFVAVSYNKKTQTEILYAFGCHVDPNIAIERCVIELNQLLPVALTARSSNSDQTLYAWMDTQTINDHPHLNTNQPTALNFKTTHPNKIEVLEEAIQTLTGRLAEQSIELIAFDLTEKDTQLPVVRMLAPGLRHFWRRTGPGRLFDVPVKLGWVDSVLTEEQLNPHSITI, encoded by the coding sequence ATGAAACAAAAACTTTTTATTTGTGCAGCACCCGCCCTGTATAGCATTGATAACGTCGGCATTATTTTGTCGACATTTAAAGAGGACACCATGATTGAAGGGGCCTTGCTCCCTTCAATATTTTCGCTAGTGGCCAAAACGCCCTGCAGCACAGAAGAATTATTAACGCAGTTAAATACACAATTTTCGCCGGCTAAAATTGTTGCCGCCGTACAACAATTAATCGCCAAGAAGCTGTTAAGTACGGAAGCAGAAGCACCAAACAATACCGAGCACGAGCTTACTAAAAACCGACTAAAAAAACTCTTTAACCAGCCTATTGGTCCGCTTACGTTATCCTCAACTTTTTTTGAGCATATTGTCTTTCAAAGCACCGAAGATAACATCACCCACATAAACATATCAGACAAGCAAATACTCATAACACCAGCAACCGGCCTATGCGCATCGTGCATTAGCGCACGCATATTGTCACACCGGCCATTGCTAAAGTTTGCAGCTGAAAACAAAAAAAGTGCGCAACTTATCAACCGCCACACAACAGGGCTGCCACAAGAACAACTTAATAAGCTATTACAAAAATTCGAGGGCGCTTTAGACCCGCACTTATTTTGGGATATCGACCTCACAAACAACACCGCCAGTTCATACGCAGTACAACCAAAAGGCGGCTGCAACACTTGCAATACATCGAATACGGTTACGTCTTATTTTCATAAGGATATTGAAACCCTCAAAACCACGAGAACACAAGGGTTTAGAGTACGAACACTAGAAGAAACCTATCAAAATTTATTACCGCTGGTCCACCCGGTTGTTGGCATTATTTCTAAACTTGCCCCCTACCGCAGCCTAGAGAACGAACTGGTCTGCAATTACTCATCGGGCCGTAACTTAGCTTTTTCGAGTACTAATCGTTTTTGGCTGAATAATCATTTGCGCTCATCCAGTGGAGGTAAGGGCAAAACAGCACTGCAAGCCAAGGTGGGCGCACTGTGCGAAGGTGTAGAGCGTTACTCCATGGTACACCAAGGCCAACAACCGGCTATTACAGCGCCATATAAGCCTGAAGACGATGCCTTTATTCACCCCCACACCTGCTTAAACTTTAGCCCCGCTCAGTACCAAAACAAAGACGCAATTAATAGTGCAGTAAAATCATTTCACCAGTTAATACCACAACCGTTTGATGAAAGCACACTACACCACTGGAGCAAGGCTTATTCACTAACAAAAGACAAGCCTTGTTTTATATTAAGCGAAATTGCCTACGCACAATATTCAGATAAAAACGAAGATACGTTTTTCGCCTACCCCGATTCCAATGGCTGCGCGGCAGGTAATACTCACTTAGAAGCTATTTTACAAGGCACACTTGAATTAATAGAACGCGATGCCGCCGCCATTTGGTGGTACAACCGCTGCGAGCGCCCGCATATTGATATTGATTCAATCGGTAATAGTTACATTAACGAAGTGCGTGATTACTACAACGGGCTAAATCGCGCCTTCCATATTTTGGATATTACCACCGATTTAGAAACCCCCTGTTTTGTTGCGGTAAGCTACAACAAAAAAACACAAACCGAGATATTGTATGCTTTTGGTTGCCACGTAGACCCAAACATCGCGATAGAGCGCTGCGTAATAGAATTAAACCAGCTTTTACCGGTAGCCCTTACGGCACGTTCCAGCAATAGCGATCAAACACTTTACGCTTGGATGGACACACAAACAATTAACGACCACCCACACTTAAACACCAACCAGCCTACTGCCCTAAACTTTAAAACAACCCATCCCAATAAAATCGAAGTTTTAGAAGAAGCCATACAAACCCTCACCGGCCGCTTAGCCGAACAAAGCATAGAGCTTATAGCCTTCGACTTAACCGAAAAAGACACCCAATTACCTGTTGTAAGAATGCTAGCGCCGGGGCTTCGTCACTTTTGGCGGCGTACTGGACCAGGGCGTTTATTTGATGTGCCGGTTAAGCTTGGGTGGGTAGATAGCGTGCTTACTGAAGAGCAACTCAACCCTCACAGTATTACGATTTGA
- a CDS encoding TOMM system kinase/cyclase fusion protein, with amino-acid sequence MLDAPSTQPSSAANPATTIQLPNYEILDHLGEGGFSQVYKARQLNTGQTVAIKLLKLGQQDPARKERQIARFDREAQLCAQLHHTNIVRVLDKGQTPQGDVFAVFEYIPGLTLKGLLDQKGGLPATETAALMGQVLDALACAHALGIVHRDLKPQNIMVTTTGASQQIKLLDFGIGAFTPEARQLDYKSLTMTKETIGTPTYSAPEQLRGEPPTCKTDLYAWGLIFLECLTNTPAVRGSSLAAVFAKQLSPSNVPLPAAVVGHPVSELLRRVLNKNAHERAGDAAEVYRSLKSLNFSTLVGDLQPTPAQTIGHNTQTGDATQVDTLPMYTTGNTQCKQITALCLSLEIDAQGQTTQDPEIIDAFYRDQKAQCADIAIRYGGFLAGEVGDTLLFYFGYPVASDNDSRLCARTALDLVSLIHKRNSLLKKTQGIQSHIRLGIHSGLVHIYDDATPEGLTPNTAMQLAREASRNQILCSDNSRRRLENHIEFEPQPIKEITLLDQCGQIFSLQAERQVEAIGFLRGTRSNNCFIGREAELQQLLAFSNLTGDAQFAHVYGEAGIGKSRLIYEYRNHLKALDQYTAQCLPEYQYNALYPILKVIRYQYSLYSHANDATFEQLQKILNLHNTDKINDSLAILYAWLGLELPSHIDETSLAQDTQKGLLFNTLAVLLSHAGENNNQSLYIFEDMHWSDPTTIEFIDYLTSHNAFIAQQHLFVSTSRVALPTKLANLPAQTIKLERLSDEQTLEFLAALFDHHTLAEEVSRTIIERTDGIPLFIEELTNALRQKALVHTVNHTVKFTSADSLKAIPNNLQESLQQKLDNLIYAKETAQLAASIGREFNYALLASASNFDEERLQIDLNELVESGLVYVQRNVDGNCYIFKHALVKDAAYDSTPLSYRKAIHLRIAESMISSANIENQEPLIIAQHFSGAEDFHSAALHGITAITRSSKNCAYLESQKIGDDVEKWIAMIPAENRQLLTINLNTKLIPAKRMIEGWGANSIKHSTEQSLALINTLRKQGYDTASSTLDEAEHICELALLLYHHYQGNREKAREFGENLLAKILQSGDRVKEVMTLSILGQAYFFEGEFAKAKPVLMRVIALYDAEKDTHLHEETGFDPFNFATGNLMCIEAITGNHTHARQLYTRCIGHAQQTENISIIIVAYTFGTCLFLILNDLKAMSQCTNEVINTYGDSIKSNWIYRNFYMMHDWTRNEYKQSEITVAEDVASGQDSFLSWYVPALADTYINHGFYDKAVTLMEDSEKRSVQSGENCILPITYRYLAKAHFKKSEKSTTLSERYFSIAIEKAKDSDSKWLEFLASLEFIKCKPSQEVSTALATRMRDLIKDMPGTKENHWVCEFESINLSINED; translated from the coding sequence ATGCTGGACGCACCTTCTACCCAACCCTCTTCCGCCGCCAATCCAGCCACAACAATCCAACTGCCCAACTATGAAATTTTAGATCATTTAGGCGAAGGCGGGTTTTCTCAGGTGTATAAAGCACGCCAGCTCAATACAGGGCAAACCGTTGCCATTAAGCTGCTTAAGCTGGGCCAGCAAGACCCCGCCCGCAAAGAACGCCAAATTGCCCGATTTGATAGAGAAGCCCAACTATGCGCACAACTACATCATACCAACATAGTCCGCGTGCTGGACAAAGGGCAAACCCCGCAAGGTGACGTGTTCGCAGTATTTGAATACATACCAGGGCTAACCCTTAAAGGCTTACTGGATCAAAAAGGGGGCTTACCAGCCACCGAAACCGCCGCTTTAATGGGACAGGTGCTGGACGCATTGGCCTGCGCGCACGCATTGGGTATTGTGCACCGCGATTTAAAACCGCAGAACATTATGGTAACCACCACTGGTGCCAGCCAACAAATAAAACTGCTCGATTTTGGCATTGGCGCATTTACTCCAGAGGCAAGGCAGCTGGATTACAAAAGCCTTACCATGACCAAAGAAACCATCGGCACCCCAACCTATAGTGCGCCAGAACAACTACGCGGCGAGCCACCCACGTGTAAAACCGACCTTTACGCCTGGGGCCTCATTTTTCTTGAATGCTTAACCAATACCCCCGCGGTTAGAGGCTCTAGCCTTGCCGCTGTATTTGCCAAACAGTTAAGCCCATCCAATGTTCCCTTGCCTGCTGCCGTGGTGGGGCACCCAGTATCGGAGCTGCTGCGCAGGGTGCTTAATAAAAACGCACACGAGCGCGCCGGTGATGCCGCCGAGGTGTACCGATCACTTAAAAGCTTAAATTTTTCCACCCTAGTTGGCGATTTACAACCCACCCCCGCGCAAACAATTGGGCATAACACCCAAACCGGCGACGCCACCCAAGTGGATACCTTGCCGATGTACACAACCGGCAATACACAATGTAAGCAAATTACCGCGTTGTGTTTATCGCTAGAAATCGATGCCCAAGGTCAAACAACACAAGATCCAGAAATTATTGATGCCTTTTATCGCGACCAAAAAGCACAGTGTGCCGACATAGCCATTCGCTACGGCGGCTTTTTAGCCGGCGAGGTTGGCGATACACTATTGTTTTATTTTGGCTACCCAGTAGCCAGCGATAACGACAGCCGCCTATGCGCGCGCACCGCGCTAGACCTTGTTAGCCTAATTCACAAGCGCAACTCGTTGCTTAAAAAAACACAGGGCATTCAATCGCATATTCGCTTGGGAATTCATTCCGGTTTAGTCCATATTTATGACGACGCCACCCCTGAAGGTTTAACGCCCAACACCGCCATGCAATTGGCCCGCGAAGCCAGTCGCAATCAAATATTGTGCTCCGACAATAGCCGCCGCCGGTTAGAAAACCATATTGAATTCGAACCACAGCCCATCAAAGAAATCACATTACTTGATCAGTGCGGGCAAATATTTTCGCTGCAAGCAGAGCGGCAAGTAGAGGCTATTGGCTTTTTGCGCGGTACACGCAGTAATAATTGTTTTATTGGCCGCGAAGCCGAACTGCAACAATTACTGGCGTTTTCCAACCTAACGGGCGACGCACAATTTGCCCATGTTTATGGCGAGGCAGGCATAGGTAAATCGCGACTTATTTACGAGTACAGGAACCACCTCAAAGCGCTAGACCAATACACCGCGCAATGCTTGCCGGAATATCAATACAATGCGCTATACCCCATTTTAAAAGTTATCCGTTACCAGTACTCACTTTATAGCCACGCGAATGACGCTACGTTTGAGCAATTACAAAAAATATTAAACCTGCACAACACCGATAAAATAAACGATTCGCTGGCAATTCTTTATGCTTGGTTAGGCCTAGAGCTACCCTCACATATCGACGAAACATCGCTAGCGCAAGACACCCAAAAGGGTTTGCTATTTAATACGCTAGCCGTATTACTTAGTCACGCAGGCGAAAACAACAACCAGTCGCTCTATATTTTTGAAGATATGCACTGGTCCGACCCAACCACTATTGAATTTATTGACTACCTTACCAGCCACAATGCATTCATTGCGCAGCAGCACCTCTTTGTAAGCACTTCACGCGTAGCGCTGCCCACAAAGCTTGCCAATTTACCAGCCCAAACAATAAAGCTAGAACGCCTAAGCGATGAGCAAACACTAGAATTTTTAGCCGCATTATTTGACCACCACACCTTGGCGGAGGAAGTTTCACGCACTATTATTGAACGCACAGATGGCATCCCACTATTTATTGAGGAGCTAACCAATGCGCTGCGACAAAAAGCGTTAGTGCATACCGTTAACCATACCGTTAAATTCACCAGCGCAGACAGCCTTAAAGCCATTCCTAATAACCTACAGGAATCGCTACAACAAAAACTAGACAACCTTATTTACGCCAAAGAAACAGCCCAGCTGGCGGCATCCATTGGCCGAGAATTTAATTACGCGCTACTGGCCTCGGCATCTAATTTTGATGAAGAACGCCTACAAATAGACCTTAACGAATTGGTAGAGTCCGGTTTGGTTTATGTGCAAAGAAATGTCGACGGTAATTGCTACATTTTTAAGCACGCACTGGTTAAAGATGCTGCCTACGATTCCACACCATTATCTTATCGCAAAGCAATTCACCTACGTATTGCCGAGTCTATGATCAGCAGCGCCAACATAGAAAACCAAGAGCCACTCATTATTGCCCAACATTTTTCCGGCGCCGAAGATTTTCACAGTGCCGCACTGCACGGCATCACCGCAATTACCCGCTCATCGAAAAATTGCGCCTATCTAGAATCACAAAAAATTGGTGACGATGTCGAAAAATGGATCGCCATGATTCCCGCGGAAAACAGGCAATTGCTAACCATTAATTTGAACACCAAATTAATCCCCGCAAAGCGCATGATAGAAGGCTGGGGCGCTAACAGCATAAAGCACAGCACAGAGCAATCTTTGGCGCTAATTAATACCCTACGCAAACAAGGCTACGACACGGCCAGCAGCACGCTAGATGAAGCCGAACATATTTGCGAACTCGCACTACTGCTGTACCACCACTACCAAGGTAACCGCGAAAAAGCCCGTGAATTTGGTGAAAATTTATTAGCAAAAATATTACAATCTGGTGACCGCGTTAAAGAAGTTATGACGCTAAGTATACTGGGGCAGGCCTATTTTTTTGAAGGCGAATTCGCCAAAGCAAAGCCCGTATTAATGCGCGTTATAGCACTCTATGACGCCGAAAAAGATACTCACCTGCACGAGGAAACCGGCTTTGACCCATTCAATTTTGCAACCGGCAACCTAATGTGCATAGAGGCCATTACCGGCAACCATACCCATGCTAGGCAGCTATACACACGCTGTATTGGTCATGCACAACAAACAGAAAATATATCCATTATTATTGTTGCTTATACCTTTGGCACTTGTTTATTTCTAATTCTTAACGACCTAAAGGCCATGTCGCAATGTACCAACGAAGTCATCAATACCTATGGCGACAGCATCAAAAGTAACTGGATATACCGCAATTTTTATATGATGCACGACTGGACCCGCAACGAATACAAACAATCAGAAATCACCGTCGCCGAAGATGTCGCCAGCGGCCAAGATAGCTTTTTGTCGTGGTATGTTCCCGCCCTAGCCGATACCTATATTAATCATGGTTTTTATGACAAAGCCGTTACCCTTATGGAGGATTCCGAAAAACGCTCTGTACAATCGGGTGAAAACTGCATACTGCCTATCACCTATCGATATCTTGCAAAAGCCCATTTCAAAAAGTCTGAAAAGTCGACTACATTAAGTGAGCGCTATTTTTCCATCGCCATCGAAAAAGCCAAAGACAGCGACAGTAAATGGTTGGAATTTCTTGCTAGCCTTGAATTCATCAAGTGCAAGCCTAGCCAAGAAGTATCCACGGCGCTCGCCACGCGAATGAGGGATTTAATCAAGGACATGCCTGGCACCAAGGAGAATCACTGGGTTTGTGAATTTGAATCAATCAACTTATCGATTAATGAGGACTAA
- a CDS encoding FHA domain-containing protein yields the protein MAVIVNVSTDQKIILLTEHVIGRQNDNAHTHLAEANVSRVHALIVWNGLQWQIKDSSTNGTYINGRLLKKGQCAVLQKGDKLQFGSINNAVWLLKSSDAPVNRLVPQSAGLADIELNGLVGLPSDEEPTVQVFESADGEWLCETDGQSSVLRSGDLVGVDGNYWRFVDARPSAETQEMKDPSPPLTCDIQAVFTVSKDEEHVSLDLTVNGEHFSLGERSHHYLLLILARHRLNDAALPDSEQGWVYSEELSRQLRLSEAHINIQIYRIRKQLGATLPQALSASPLLERRPGQLRFGYKNIQILGGHFAERHAL from the coding sequence ATGGCGGTTATTGTAAATGTATCGACGGATCAAAAAATAATATTGCTGACAGAACATGTGATAGGGCGCCAAAATGATAATGCCCATACGCATTTGGCAGAGGCAAATGTTTCGCGGGTGCATGCATTAATTGTTTGGAACGGCTTGCAATGGCAAATAAAAGATAGCAGTACAAACGGTACCTACATTAATGGCCGGCTTTTAAAGAAAGGCCAATGTGCCGTTTTACAAAAGGGCGATAAATTACAGTTTGGCAGCATTAACAATGCCGTTTGGTTACTTAAAAGCAGTGATGCCCCGGTTAACCGCTTGGTGCCCCAAAGCGCCGGTTTGGCAGATATTGAATTAAATGGCCTAGTGGGTTTGCCTTCTGATGAGGAGCCGACTGTTCAGGTATTTGAGTCGGCCGATGGAGAATGGCTGTGCGAAACCGATGGCCAGAGCTCGGTGTTGCGCAGCGGCGACTTGGTTGGGGTTGATGGTAACTATTGGCGTTTTGTGGATGCTAGGCCTTCGGCAGAAACACAAGAAATGAAAGACCCTTCGCCACCGCTCACTTGCGATATTCAAGCGGTATTTACAGTGAGCAAAGACGAAGAGCATGTTTCGCTAGACCTTACCGTGAACGGCGAGCATTTCTCGCTAGGCGAGCGTAGCCACCACTATTTGCTACTGATTTTAGCCCGCCACCGTTTAAATGATGCAGCCCTGCCCGATAGCGAGCAAGGCTGGGTCTACAGCGAAGAGCTAAGCCGCCAGCTGCGGCTATCGGAAGCACATATTAATATCCAAATTTACAGAATACGAAAGCAGCTTGGTGCTACTTTGCCGCAGGCGCTCTCGGCTAGCCCCTTGCTAGAGCGAAGGCCAGGGCAGCTGCGTTTTGGTTATAAAAATATTCAAATATTGGGCGGTCACTTCGCCGAAAGGCATGCGCTGTAA